In the Mytilus galloprovincialis chromosome 10, xbMytGall1.hap1.1, whole genome shotgun sequence genome, one interval contains:
- the LOC143047864 gene encoding uncharacterized protein LOC143047864 isoform X8 → MNGGEPATLAWQFENFTKAGTCKSVLSTFHDLCDAAGLKHDTHTNFYRRLKSKINFWKAQNIWVKLDKHASRKEYRRGEACANTNVLVIGAGPCGLRTAIELVLLGARVVVVEKRDSFSRNNVLHLWPFLITDLKNLGAKKFFGKFCAGAIDHISIRQLQCILMKVALLLGVEIHVNTSFDGLIEPPSDQSHKTGWRAKITPEDSPVAEFEFDVLIGADGKRNTLQGFKRKEFRGKLAIAITANFINRNSQQEARVEEISGVAFIFNQKFFKDLNEKTGIDLENIVYYKDDTHYFVMTAKKSSLLDKGVLLQDHPDTATLLSQQNVCKDKLLNYAKEAADFSTNHLLPHLDYAINNYGQPDVAMFDFTSMFAAVNACRAVKRNGHTLLSCLVGDSLLEPFWPTGSGCARGFLGGFDSAWMVKNWASGKMTPLQVIAERESIYQVLSQTTPENLNKNYSEYGLDPNTRYSNMNFRTVLPQQVRHLYDTGDGTYSDEIIEVPAKRPRNDEYIDSYSLLRWSQRVLNNSSYRNVHIIDLTASWRSGLALCALIHYFKPDLIDFQSLLSNEPIQNNQLAFSVAESSLGIKPMMTPQEMVNCSLPDKLTMVSYLSQFYHKFKKERLANAESASTVLLRDEPQKSHKSPLSRLSILQKLRNSAKFHRSKKRKDKDEDKVIESSLSKRKHKSPEHFEKTEVELTKFNKLPMEEIANKLDMNQKFKDISNQNKIDIEGNVKVSAMAEILASKFQSQAEQAVNQTPVKKLKTPGVLLAATPVSETCFFCKKRVYLMERMSAEGLFFHRGCLKCDYCDVGLRLNNYSADKLPSGEVKFFCFRHSRLEMRFSKFKRKRGYNEEEEQIKENIPKVVIDAGPSPKPERRTSPKKIPTPLTPPLSPPDDEPKPKKTPERIEFENSIDGLQEESEEELTEHNLRASMSSDALLLDMDDDLSDSDLDDLIDYEMAHTLSQWPSDDEELNEVLNETVGHSKDLTLEEALQVVETLKRKSHENLLDALKLESQIQYEKMNKPPEEEEESEADSDTDEQDDSTSETEKETDPSKESEPSQHNGKLSLVINQEKSPSAMKSARANFFNTPPEPVRLDPFKMFPDMGNKTKELKEVKKSTSSEEEEFIEEEIIEIEEWEQIADEAEKKIKNINGELSGEDREENVDADQEENIDEDQEENGDENLEENVDEEQEENVDENKQDTGDEFEEVFESDNENMSDGENDRTAVQNELEKLLADFDHKSSVSSSEHIIKTDSSSVCDEELVMSDDNRYVMSEDNHADIECEEEDHVSRNNSKRTSSNGSSKNTTQAVLESVRNMGSSDENKDFAGIDDRFVTCSRGRGRNQTPGKKQYRNSVGSDSSFTISTPSNSAHSSLTSLSEDNRKYGGDDEREDDTPDNDLDDDIFRQYQVTISQKLDDDDEEEYSEEVTPCVLDNLDDTLNAEKEIEMDNEPKDVDKSIYETPNASVTSDTFVSAGNSINMNNNYEKSPTLESNESESCEKCISDGSVLSSDKNSETINHVTSQKRVISPQISSDGSEISTEQNVVSNQKKLIAPLINSDGSVWRPLPKLPDHLNTQQKKEKVYDNASPRKSSTSPKISKSKKLLQRQKKLPLDSEEQSNNVKSSERKLITIDKSLEDFKIPSAVTEHTKSVGVFYNDVEYSGSESKEKNLSVNEGRKLPDISNLKSRITPPGFQSEFMRKRLGSPTSLGSKTPSSPEPSKSVSTSTNSPRVLSDTPDIIKDVNIKKTKISVDKTKLTAFNSIEDSSSQNEEGAKRKIGVDVSLKNISPPVVSVEQKNIDDIPFADDSEDDFLEEKDTFYTPKTSVKTKPDKKIELQNKDVRKRILPVPPTLSTPNADHIRDLKKEEISKARENARIKARLKSDEELGLSDINYTPISAKKIQRKLRKELSTGTSNTPSTSDMVTDSEENKKVGISHSTPINSVFKTPKSKDKKKKKKESLDIVESGLSKESDTETPLKSTKKKKSLLQILKPNKSPEHKELKEKNRSSSTDTLEEKSAKKKKKTPKSEKKKKRQKSTDIVEMKDLPSVFSEKVKLRQNGSQKRPSLLQRRSMPPRADFDEFSDSDESHLSADASLNRRSKRNLTEDELNIKIARRVQSAARKQLKQKEQKRLRIAQEIQRQLEEVDVKQKELEERGVVVEKALRGEGEDAGRDEAGLMQEWFNLVYEKNALVRYESELMVNAQYMELEDRHGRLEQELRERMAINNEQKTPEQAAEEKRILDELLEVVEEKNNLVKMIEEDRVREREEDRDLMVMMRAKGFDLDPIDHTRHLKNSCGFPLSC, encoded by the exons ATGAATGGAGGTGAGCCTGCCACGTTGGCTTGGCAGTTTGAAAACTTTACCAAGGCAGGCACGTGTAAATCTGTATTATCTACATTCCATGACCTCTGTGATGCAGCAGGACTTAAACATGACACGCACACCAACTTTTATCGTAGACTGAAATCTAAGATCAACTTCTGGAAGGCTCAGAATATCTGGGTTAAACTCGACAAACATGCTTCCAGGAAGGAATACCGTAGAGGAGAGGCCTGTGCTAATACAAAT GTGTTGGTAATAGGTGCTGGACCATGCGGACTGAGGACTGCTATAGAATTAGTATTACTTGGAGCTAGAGTAGTAGTGGTAGAAAAACGAGACAGTTTCTCACGAAACAATGTACTCCATCTCTGGCCATTCCTTATCACTGATCTCAAAAATCTTGGGGCCAAAAagttttttggaaaattttgtgcTGGTGCCATAGACCATATca GCATCAGACAGTTACAATGTATACTGATGAAGGTTGCCCTCCTCCTTGGAGTAGAGATTCATGTCAACACATCATTTGATGGCTTGATAGAGCCACCCTCAGATCAATCTCATA aaacaggatggagggctaaaataacaccaGAAGATAGTCCTGTTGCTGAGTTTGAATTTGATGTGTTAATTGGAGCTGATGGGAAAAGAAATACATTGCAGG gGTTCAAGAGGAAAGAATTTCGAGGGAAACTTGCCATAGCCATCACAGCCAATTTTATTAACCGTAATTCACAACAAGAGGCCCGTGTAGAGGAAATCAGTGGTGTAGCATTTATATTTAACCAAAAATTCTTCAAAGATCTAAATGAAAAGACCGGGATTGATCTggaaaatattgtttattataaaGATGACACTCATTATTTTGTTATGACTGCTAAAAAATCAAGTCTATTGGATAAAGGAGTTCTTTTGCAG GATCACCCAGACACAGCCACACTGTTATCACAACAAAACGTATGTAAAGATAAATTACTGAACTATGCCAAAGAGGCTGCCGATTTCTCCACCAATCATCTTCTTCCTCATTTAGACTATGCCATCAACAATTACGGACAACCAGATGTTGCCATGTTTGACTTCACATCCATGTTTGCTGCTGTTAATGCCTGCAGGGCTGTTAAAAGAAATGGTCATACATTACTCAGTTGTCTTGTGGGTGATAGCTTGTTAGAG CCTTTCTGGCCTACAGGATCAGGTTGTGCCCGAGGTTTTCTGGGAGGATTTGATTCAGCGTGGATGGTAAAGAATTGGGCCTCTGGGAAGATGACACCATTACAAGTCATCGCAGAGAGAGAAAGTATTTACCAAGTGTTATCTCAGACTACTCCagaaaatctaaataaaaattaCAGTGAATATGGCTTAGATCCCAATACAAG ATATTCCAATATGAACTTTAGGACAGTGTTACCACAACAAGTAAGGCATTTATATGATACAGGAGATGGTACTTACAGTGATGAAATCATAGAGGTGCCTGCTAAACGACCAAGAAATG atgAGTATATTGACAGTTATTCATTATTACGGTGGAGTCAGAGAGTATTGAACAACAGTTCCTACAGAAATGTACACATCATAGATCTGACAGCATCCTGGAGAAGTGGACTGGCTCTTTGTGCTCTTATACATTACTTTAAACCTGATCTCAT AGATTTCCAATCATTATTATCTAATGAACCAATCCAGAATAACCAGTTAGCATTCAGTGTGGCCGAATCCTCACTGGGTATAAAGCCTATGATGACACCCCAGGAGATGGTCAACTGTTCCCTTCCTGACAAACTAACCATGGTCTCTTATCTGTCTCAGTTCTATCATAAATTCAAGAAAGAAAGACTTGCAAATG cTGAATCTGCCAGTACTGTCTTGTTGAGAGATGAGCCACAGAAATCCCACAAGTCTCCTCTAAGTCGACTGTCTATACTTCAAAAACTTAGAAATAGTGCAAAGTTTCACAGATCAAAAAAG AGAAAAGATAAAGATGAAGACAAAGTCATTGAATCTTCACTGTCCAAACGAAAACATAAATCTCCTGAG CATTTTGAGAAGACTGAAGTAGAGTTAACCAAATTTAACAAACTGCCAATGGAGGAGATCGCTAATAAACTTGACATGAATCAGAAGTTCAAGGACATCAGTAAtcaaaataagattgacattgaAGGCAATGTCAAGGTCAGTGCCATGGCAGAAATATTGGCATCCAAATTCCAGAGTCAAGCAGAACAAGCAGTAAACCAAACACCTGTCAAGAAACTG AAGACTCCTGGCGTATTACTAGCAGCAACACCAGTAAGTGAAACCTGTTTCTTCTGTAAGAAACGTGTCTACCTAATGGAGAGGATGAGTGCCGAGGGTCTGTTCTTCCATCGAGGATGTCTCAAGTGTGATTACTGTGACGTTGGTTTACGGTTGAATAATTATAGTGCTGATAAACTGCCAAGTGGGGAAG tgAAGTTTTTCTGCTTCCGGCATTCCAGGTTAGAAATGagattttctaaatttaaaagaaaaagaggaTACAATGAAGAAGAGGAGCAGATCAAG GAAAATATTCCAAAGGTTGTCATTGATGCTGGTCCGTCACCAAAACCTGAGAGGAGAACATCTCCAAAGAAAATTCCAA cgCCATTAACCCCTCCGTTATCCCCACCTGATGATGAGCCAAAACCAAAGAAGACACCAGAGCGTATAGAGTTTGAGAACAGTATAGATGGTCTACAAGAGGAGTCTGAGGAGGAGCTTACAGAACACAATCTGAGGGCTTCCATGTCGTCTGATGCCTTACTACTGGACATGGATGATGACCTCAGTGACTCAGATTTAGA TGATTTAATAGATTATGAGATGGCTCACACGCTGAGTCAATG GCCAAGCGATGATGAAGAATTGAATGAGGTCCTCAATGAGACTGTGGGACACAGCAAAGATCTGACTTTAGAGGAAGCTTTGCAAGTAGTGGAAACATTGAAAAGAAAGTCGCATGAGAATCTACTGGATGCTCTGAAACTTGAAAGTCAGATACAGTATGAAAAGATGAACAAACCACCAGAGGAGGAAGAAGAGTCAGAGGCTG ACTCAGATACAGATGAACAGGATGATTCTACGAGTGAAACTGAAAAAGAAACGGACCCCAGTAAGGAGAGTGAACCTAGTCAACACAATGGTAAATTATCTCTGGTTATCAATCAGGAGAAAAGTCCATCAGCAATGAAATCAGCCAGAGCAAACTTCTTTAATACCCCACCAGAACCAGTCCGATTAGACCCATTTAAAATGTTCCCTGACATGGGAAATAAAACGAAAGAATTGAAAGAAGTGAAGAAATCCACATCATCAGAAGAGGAAGAATTCATAGAAGAAGAAATAATAGAAATTGAAGAATGGGAACAAATTGCTGATGAAGcagaaaagaaaatcaaaaacattAATGGAGAACTGAGTGGAGAAGATCGAGAAGAAAATGTGGATGCTGATCAAGAAGAAAATATTGATGAAGATCAAGAAGAAAATGGGGATGAAAATCTAGAAGAAAATGTGGACGAGGAGCAGGAAGAAAATGTAGATGAAAATAAGCAAGATACTGGTGACGAGTTTGAAGAAGTGTTTGAAAGTGACAATGAGAATATGTCTGATGGTGAAAATGATAGAACTGCAGTTCAGAATGAATTGGAGAAATTATTGGCAGATTTTGATCATAAATCATCTGTCAGTAGTAGTGAACATATTATAAAAACCGACAGTTCGTCAGTTTGTGATGAAGAGTTAGTGATGTCTGACGATAATAGATATGTGATGTCAGAGGATAATCATGCCGATATTGAATGTGAAGAAGAGGATCATGTCTCCAGAAATAATTCAAAAAGGACAAGCAGCAATGGTAGTTCTAAAAATACAACGCAGGCTGTCTTAGAGAGTGTAAGAAATATGGGAAGTTCTGACGAAAATAAAGACTTCGCAGGTATTGACGATAGATTTGTGACATGTTCAAGAGGCAGGGGTAGAAATCAAACCCCTGGTAAGAAACAGTATAGGAACTCAGTCGGATCTGATTCAAGCTTTACAATCTCAACTCCAAGTAATTCTGCTCATTCCTCATTAACTTCTCTTTCTGAAGACAATAGAAAATATGGCGGAGATGATGAGCGGGAGGATGATACCCCAGATAATGATTTGGACGATGATATTTTCCGTCAGTATCAAGTGACAATAAGTCAGAAACTTGATGATGACGATGAAGAAGAATACTCAGAGGAAGTGACTCCTTGTGTACTTGATAATTTGGATGATACATTAAATGCTGAAAAGGAAATTGAAATGGATAATGAGCCGAAAGATGTTGATAAAAGTATTTATGAAACCCCAAATGCAAGTGTTACTAGTGATACGTTTGTGTCTGCTGGGAACtcaataaatatgaataataattaTGAAAAGTCTCCGACTTTGGAATCTAACGAATCagaaagttgtgaaaaatgtatCAGTGATGGTAGTGTACTCAGTTCTGATAAAAATAGTGAAACTATAAACCATGTGACTTCTCAGAAAAGAGTAATCTCCCCTCAGATCAGTAGTGATGGTAGTGAAATAAGCACTGAACAAAATGTTGTGAGTAATCAGAAAAAATTAATAGCCCCATTGATTAATAGTGATGGTTCTGTCTGGAGACCTTTACCCAAATTACCAGATCATTTAAATACACAACAGAAAAAGGAAAAAGTTTACGATAATGCAAGTCCCCGTAAAAGTTCCACTTCTCCAAAAATTTCAAAGAGTAAGAAATTACTACAAAGACAAAAGAAACTTCCATTAGACTCAGAAGAACAATCAAATAATGTAAAAAGTTCTGAAAGAAAATTGATTACAATCGATAAAAGTTTAGAGGATTTTAAAATTCCTTCTGCTGTGACCGAACATACGAAATCAGTTGGTGTTTTTTACAATGATGTTGAATATTCAGGTAGTGAAAGTAAGGAGAAAAATTTGTCTGTTAATGAAGGAAGAAAGCTGCCAGATATTAGCAATCTGAAGAGTAGAATTACTCCCCCTGGGTTCCAAAGTGAGTTCATGAGGAAACGTCTTGGATCTCCAACTTCGTTAGGATCAAAGACGCCATCTAGTCCAGAACCTTCAAAATCTGTTTCAACCAGTACTAATAGCCCTCGTGTTCTTTCAGATACCCCTGATAttataaaagatgtaaatataaagaaaacaaaaatctcaGTCGACAAAACAAAATTAACGGCATTTAATAGTATTGAAGATAGTTCAAGTCAGAATGAAGAAGGTGCAAAGAGAAAAATAGGTGTTGATGTTAGTCTTAAAAATATAAGTCCCCCCGTCGTGTCAGtggaacaaaaaaatattgacgatATTCCATTTGCAGATGATAGTGAAGACGACTTTTTAGAGGAAAAAGATACATTTTATACTCCGAAAACATCTGTAAAAACAAAACCTGATAAAAAGATTGAATTACAAAATAAGGATGTCCGTAAACGTATCTTGCCTGTTCCACCAACACTGAGTACACCCAATGCTGATCATATCAGGGATCTTAAAAAGGAAGAAATTAGTAAAGCTAGAGAAAATGCTAGAATTAAAGCAAGGTTGAAAAGCGATGAGGAATTAGGATTATCAGACATAAATTATACCCCTATATCTGCTAAGAAAATTCAACGAAAGTTGCGCAAAGAATTAAGTACTGGGACTTCAAATACACCCAGTACAAGTGACATGGTTACAGATAGTGAGGAAAACAAAAAAGTTGGGATCTCACATTCTACACCTATTAATTCTGTGTTTAAAACACCGAAATCAAAagacaagaaaaagaaaaagaaagaatcTTTAGATATTGTAGAAAGTGGACTATCAAAAGAATCTGATACGGAAACTCCTTTAAAATCTACAAAGAAAAAGAAATCCTTATTACAAATTCTCAAACCAAATAAATCTCCTGAACACAAAGAATTGAAGGAAAAAAATCGTTCATCTTCTACGGATACACTGGAAGAAAAATCagcaaagaaaaagaaaaagactccAAAATCtgagaagaagaaaaaacgaCAAAAGTCTACAGATATTGTAGAAATGAAAGATTTACCATCTGTGTTTTCTGAAAAAGTTAAACTTCGACAGAATGGGTCGCAGAAACGTCCATCTTTATTGCAGAGAAGATCTATGCCTCCCAGAGCTGATT TTGATGAGTTCTCAGATTCGGACGAAAGTCATTTGTCAGCAGATGCCTCACTGAATAGAAGATCTAAG AGAAATTTAACAGAGGATGAACTGAATATAAAAATTGCTCGCCGTGTTCAATCAGCAGCCCGTAAACAGTTGAAGCAGAAAGAACAGAAGAGATTGAGGATAGCCCAGGAGATACAAAGACAACTAGAAGAGGTGGATGTAAAACAAAAGGAGTTAGAGGAGAGGGGAGTTGTTGTAGAGAAAGCTCTTAGAGGAGAAGGAGAAG ATGCAGGGCGAGATGAGGCAGGATTGATGCAGGAATGGTTTAATCTGGTATATGAGAAGAATGCTTTAGTCAGATATGAATCAGAACTTATGGTCAA TGCCCAATATATGGAGCTAGAAGACAGACATGGCCGATTAGAACAAGAACTAAGGGAAAGAATGGCTATCAACA